From one Pseudomonas sp. B21-048 genomic stretch:
- a CDS encoding adenylate kinase, whose protein sequence is MSNYYLHSINLTRTLIIGNSGSGKSWLAKRLAEHLQVPWIDLDLIHWISDEHSIARPRAEALKMAKMAANEERWIIEGVYGWMVSELVEQATALIWLCPEDEDCVSHIRQREAKRNDSDELLIALQEWAKTYRIREGSSGFAAHRHLFKAFRSSKLQLMNRAEVTAFVSTMQKID, encoded by the coding sequence ATGAGCAATTATTACCTGCACAGCATAAACCTCACCCGAACCTTGATCATCGGCAACTCCGGCTCGGGCAAGAGTTGGCTGGCCAAACGACTGGCCGAGCATCTACAAGTGCCCTGGATCGATCTCGACCTGATTCACTGGATATCCGATGAACACAGCATCGCTCGTCCACGTGCCGAAGCATTGAAAATGGCGAAAATGGCAGCGAATGAGGAGCGCTGGATTATCGAGGGTGTGTATGGATGGATGGTCAGTGAATTGGTGGAACAGGCGACAGCCCTGATTTGGCTGTGTCCGGAGGACGAAGACTGTGTCAGCCATATTCGCCAGCGAGAGGCGAAGCGAAACGATAGTGACGAGTTGTTGATAGCGCTACAGGAATGGGCGAAGACCTACCGCATCCGCGAAGGATCCAGTGGGTTTGCCGCGCATAGGCATTTGTTCAAAGCGTTTCGCAGCTCGAAACTTCAACTGATGAACCGGGCCGAAGTCACGGCTTTCGTCAGCACGATGCAAAAAATCGACTGA